The proteins below are encoded in one region of Colletotrichum lupini chromosome 5, complete sequence:
- a CDS encoding hypersensitive response-inducing protein, with protein sequence MQFATLLASASVAAAAAISKRDVTFKVTNFGADCIPHSTQCSYGFTVIQPGTMETTGVNCTALVPGNTDGTLPDVKEGTCTLSSRTFDVVRSAEGLTLTVSQPVTPSSNQTGSHLLPNSDFEISNQPNAVVQHYTGARSFDLE encoded by the exons ATGCAGTTCGCCACTCTTCTCGCTTCCGCCTCcgtcgctgccgctgctgccaTCAGCAAGCGTGACGTTACCTTCAAGGTCACCAACTTCGGTGCCGACTGCATTCCCCACAGCACCCAGTGCTC TTACGGATTCACTGTCATCCAGCCCGGTACCATGGAGACCACCGGTGTCAACTGCACCGCTCTTGTCCCCGGCAACACCGACGGCACTCTCCCCGATGTCAAGGAGGGCACCTGCACCCTTTCCTCCCGCACCTTCGACGTCGTCCGCAGCGCCGAAGGTCTCACCCTCACCGTCTCTCAGCCTGTTACCCCCAGCAGCAACCAGACTGGCTCCCACCTTCTCCCCAACTCCGACTTCGAGATCTCCAACCAGCCCAACGCTGTTGTTCAGCACTACACTGGTGCCCGCTCTTTCGACCTCGAGTAA